The Candidatus Zixiibacteriota bacterium genomic sequence ATCCTGTCGATTACTCGCATTTCAACATCATAGGCGGTGTGATCGGGGCTGAAGGTATCGAGGCTGACAGCGATAAAGCTATTTTCCCGAATGTCGACCTGGAAGTGAAATTCGGTCACGATAATGGTGTCAAGTTCCGCTACCCCTGGATTATCCCCGGCATCGGTTCCACGAATATCGCAAAAAACAACTGGGAAGGTCTGGCGATCGGATCCGCCCTGGCCGGCACCGGTCTGACGATCGGTGAAAATGTGGTCGGTATGGATGTCGAATCCAAAATTGAGAACGGCAGAGTTGTCGACACGGTCGATCTCAAGCGCAGGGTTAACCTCTACAAGGACCATATGCGTGACGGCTATGGCGCAATTATCGTGCAGGCCAATGTCGAGGACACCCGCCTGGGCACCCAGGAATACGCTATCAATGAGCTGGGTGTAGAATGTGTCGAGCTCAAGTGGGGCCAGGGCGCAAAAAATATCGGCGGAGAAGTCAAGATCCGCGATCTCAAAAAGGCCCAGCTCCTCTATGAGCGCGGTTATGTCGTGCTTCCCAACCCGACCGATCCCCATATCATCGAAGCTTTCGAAAAAGGTGCCTTCAAGGAATTCGAACGCCATTCTCGTGTCGGCATGGTGACTGAAGAAGCGTTTGCCCAGAGAGTCGATGAACTCCGCAAGGCGGGAGCTAAGTACGTCTTTTTGAAAACCGGAGCATATCGTCCGCAGGCACTTGCACTAGCTCTCAAGTTCGCCTCAAAATACAATATCGATCTGCTGACAGTCGATGGTGCCGGTGGCGGTACCGGTATGAGCCCGTGGCGGATGATGAACGAATGGGGTATGCCCCCGGTCGAGCTCCATTCGCTTCTCTACCAGTATGCCCAGAAACTGCACGACAACGGTGAACACCTCCCGGCAATCGCAGTCGCGGGTGGATTCACTTTCGAAGACCAGATATTCAAAGGTCTCGCCATGGGCGCGCCGTTTGTCAAGCTGGTCGGTATGGCCCGTTCGCCGATTGCCGCCGCCATGGTCGGCAAGACTATCGGACGCACGATCCGCGAACACCAGATCCCGGTCTATGTCGAAAGGTTCGGAAACTCGATCGACGAAATCTTCGTGACCGCGGCTGAACTGCGCAAGGAACTCGGCAACGACGAGTTCGATAAACTGCCTACCGGCGCAATTGGGCTGTTCACTTATTATGAACGTCTGGCCCAGGGTCTGAGACAGCTTATGGCAGGTAGTCGTAAATTCAAACTCGAGCATATGACCCGTGATGACCTGATCGCGCTGACCCCGGAAGCGTCCGAAATCAGCGGAATCACTTATGTTATGGATGCTGATAAAGAGGAAGCCGAGAAGATCTTAAACGGTTGATCGATTACTTCTATAAAAAAACCCGCCTGATGACGCAGGCGGGTTTTTTAATTTGTGACCTGGTTAAAATGAATTGAATGTTACTTCCACAACTGAGTTTTCATCACACTTGTATTCGAGCAATTCATACCAGTTCAAATCCGGTTCATTGTAAGTCCGATATTGCAGATCCTCAATAATCTGACAGGCCTGTTCACCCTCGATTCGGAACTGAATATAGTATTCATCCCATAGAGTTGCCGTGCTGATACTGCCAATTTCAACCTTATATTCACGTTTTGTGGCGGTTACGGAAGCAGGCTGTACAAATTCCGCATCTGCACTGACCAGGCTCCTGCTCTGCGGGTCAATAACGATGGTTGCCGAACCACTGCTATTGACCGGATTGGCGTAGAGCGCGGTATCCCAGACTGCCGTAAATGTGTTGCCGTTGAAACTTCCATGCAGATATGTTCCCTCATCGAAATTTACACCAGTCCAGTGTTCGGTGGGATCGCGATAGGAATAATGAGTCCTGAGTTTACCCTCAACGGATATATTTATGTAGAATCTGGTGAAACGGCTCAGATCAAAGGGATCGATCACCAGCGTATCCAGATCGACCGCGACATGCGTATCACCCTCCGGATCGGCATAAATCGGAATATCATAGCTCTTGCCATTGTAATCGACTCTTAAGTAACTGCTGTCGGGAAAGATTTCTATGTAATCGGTTACCCCTGTCCCCCTTGTAATTACATTTTCACTTCGCGTAAAATATTCAGTGGATCCGACTTTGGCCACGCATTTGACATCAGCGCCAATTACAGGATCACCATCCGGGTTGACGATAGTCGCTTTGGCATTATAGCGCCAACCCAGGCGTTCCAGTATGACCGGATACTTGTCTTTCTGGCCTGTGCTTACAAGGTAATCTTTGACATCTTCTCTGAGCTCATCGATATCAGTAGCACCTTTGTCGATAATCCCGAACAGGTCTTTGAAACTGGCGCCCACTGCCGGGAAGTCACGCTCATTGGAAATGAATTCCATGTCCCTGATTTTCGAATTAGTAGAATTCAGCCGCGCCAGAAGACAGCATCCAAAACCTTCCAAACTTGGATAATCGGTGAGATCGGGATCCTTGCCGGGCATCATTATACCCGGTTCAGTAGCATCGGCCGAGTTCACATGCCCGAGCAGAAAATACTGCGCGAAATAGGCGATATCTTCAGTTATACTCTGGCGCATGTAATGAGAATCTCCGAGACCATGATTGTCTGGAGCGGAGTTTTCGATCTGCAGATAGGTTGCGTCACCGATGAGAACATGATGCATGTAGTGGCCGACTTCATGCGCGATAGTGTTGGCACCGCTGTTAGCGGTAATCCCGATCATAGGTGTGGTCGAATTGCCGATCAGTCTGCGTCGGGTAAAGCCTATATAGTAGTTGTCGTCGGCGTAGTAGGTCGGTGCCAGACGTCCATTGACCTCGCTGGTGGCATTCGACTTGATAGACGAGGGCAGTGAATCGAGGATATGATTGATAAATTCCGTGGCCTGGCTTTCAATGGCTGACAGTTTGACAGCGTCACTGCTACCGGCAGGAATCTTTGTAATCCAGTGATACTTGAAACCCTGGTGATCTGTGGCATACGCGAAGCCGTCACCCGCATTTGCAGATCCATCCAGTACCAGTTCGAACACCGCCTCCTCTGAGGACGATTCAACTTCTGCCAGCGCTCGCCAGTCATCTTCATCGCGCTCATCACGGCTTCCGTATGACTTGCCGTAACCCATCAGCATCACACAATATGCCCCCTCTTTCGGGACTCTGGCCTGAATCCGCTCAGAACCGCTGTATTGTAAAGAAAAACCCTCACCGTCAAAATCGGGTTCGGGTCCCGACTTGATTTTAGCTACAGTCAGGGTACCTTGACCGCCCTCCGGCAATACAAAATCCAAACCTGTCAAACTGTCCTCGATTACAGTAGAAGAACTCGATTCCAGTGAGTAGGTGGAGGGAGTCTCGGTTTCCCAGTTAACTTCGTTTTCAGGGTTGGTTGAACTATCGCCACCCCCGCATGAGAGCAGGAATGTAAATATAAGAAAAGCTATAACCAACATGCCACTTCTGATGCTCATACGATTGTCTCCTTAATCCCGGTTGCATGTTAAAATTCCGCTAATTATATGCTAACAATCGACAGTTTACAAGCGATATTGCCCCCTAATTTACATTTTTAGTATATCTA encodes the following:
- a CDS encoding FMN-binding glutamate synthase family protein, with protein sequence MSLTRVNASAATLTKNRTEDSIVPASGMCVTCVDGCVGMCEIGKSAYRGHEVIYPQPFGVITTAGEKVYPVDYSHFNIIGGVIGAEGIEADSDKAIFPNVDLEVKFGHDNGVKFRYPWIIPGIGSTNIAKNNWEGLAIGSALAGTGLTIGENVVGMDVESKIENGRVVDTVDLKRRVNLYKDHMRDGYGAIIVQANVEDTRLGTQEYAINELGVECVELKWGQGAKNIGGEVKIRDLKKAQLLYERGYVVLPNPTDPHIIEAFEKGAFKEFERHSRVGMVTEEAFAQRVDELRKAGAKYVFLKTGAYRPQALALALKFASKYNIDLLTVDGAGGGTGMSPWRMMNEWGMPPVELHSLLYQYAQKLHDNGEHLPAIAVAGGFTFEDQIFKGLAMGAPFVKLVGMARSPIAAAMVGKTIGRTIREHQIPVYVERFGNSIDEIFVTAAELRKELGNDEFDKLPTGAIGLFTYYERLAQGLRQLMAGSRKFKLEHMTRDDLIALTPEASEISGITYVMDADKEEAEKILNG